Within the Saccharopolyspora gloriosae genome, the region GCTCCACCAGCGTCGCCGTCGTCGAACGCGCGCCGTTGAGCAGTTCGTCGAGCTGGGCGTCGTGGCGATCGATCAGTTCGGCCGCGCCGGTGATGCCGGTCAGCGCCTGCCCCAGCAGCTCCGGATCCTGCGGGGAGACCTCGCGGACGGTGGACATCATGCCGCGCAGCGCCTCCAGGTCGAGCTCGCCCGCCGTCTCCGTGGCGTCGGTTCCGAGCTCGTCGAGGCTGTAGGGGATCCGGGTCCGTTCCCGCGGGATCACCGCGTCGGCGGCCAGTTCGCCGAGCCCGGCCGGTTCCACCGCCAGGTAGCGGTTGCCCATGACCGTCGCCAGCCGCACCGAGGCCGAGGTGGTGGTGCCGAGACGCTGCTCCCGGTCCAGCCGGAACGTCACCCGCACCCGGTCGCCGGCGATGTCCATGCCGGTGACGCGCCCAGCGGGCACGCCCGCGACGTGCACCTGGGCGTCGGTGGTGAGCCCGCCCGCATTGGCGAATTCGGCGGTGTACTCCCGAGTTCGCCACAGGAAGGACAGTTGCGGCACCGCCACCACCAGCCCGAGCACCAGCAGCAGCACGAGGATCCCCGCGCCTCCCACGACGATCGGGTCCGGGTCCCGGCGTGAACGTCGGCTCATCGGCACACCTCCGAGTGCGGACCGCCGCCGAGGTCGACCTGCGCCCCGCCGACCGACACCCGCAGGTTGCAGACGTAGATGTTGACCCAGGTTCCGTAGTCCAGCGTCCGGTTCAGCTTCGTGACCAGCTCCGGCAATCCCTGCACGGCGGTGTCGAACCGCTGCCGGTTGTCCACCCAGCCCTGCGACATCGTCCCGAGCGCGTCCACGTCGCGGGTCAGGTTCGGGGTGATCTGATCCATCGAGCCGCGCACCGAGTTCGCCAGCGCGCCGCCGGCGTCGAGCGCTTCGGCGATGCGGCCCCGATCCTCGGCCACGGCGGAGGTCAGTTCACCGAGCCTGCCGATCAGCGTCCGCAGCTGCTCGCGGTGCTCGGTCGTGGTGGCCAGCACCGTGTTCAGGTTGACCAGCACCTCACCGATCACCTGGTCGCGTTCGGTGAGCCCGGAGGTCACCGACACCACACGCTCCAGCAGGCTCGTCACAGTGCCGGATTCCCCTTGGAACACCGCGATCAGCTCATGGGCGAGCTGGTTGGCGGCCTGCGGGTCCAGCGACTCGAACAGCGGCTTGAAGCCGTTCATCAGTGCCGTGAGTTCCAGTGCGGGCCGGGTGCGTTCGAGCGGGATCGTCGCGCCCTCCGGCAGGACGCCACCGGAGTCCCCGGCGTCGAGGGCGATGAACCGGCTGCCGAGGAGGTCGGCGTAGCGGACCACGGCTCGGGTACCGCCGGGCAGCGGCTGTTCGGCGAGCACCTGGAAGCTCACCACGGCGGTGCCGTCGCGGAGCCGCACGTCGTCGACGACGCCGACGCGCACTCCGGCGATGCGGATCTCGCTGCCTTCTTTGACTCCCTGCGCGTCGGTGAACTCCGCGCGATAGGAGCGAGTGCCGCCTTCGAGGGGATGTTCGAGGGTGTTGACCACGAGGACCGCCGACAAGACCGAGACGACGACGAACGCGGTGAACTTGACGGCGGTCGCGGTGAGGCTCATCGGGTCACCACCTGCGTTCCGCGCACGACCGGGCCGAACAGCAGGCCCAGCAGGTCATCATCCGGCGCGGCCCCGGCAGCGGGCTTCGCAGAGTCCCCTGTGGACGGTGCGGGCGCTTCGATCGGGCTGGTGAACAACCGCTCCAGCTCCCCCTTCTCCCGCGCGGTGCCGACACTGCCGACAGCGCCCCCGTAGGTCGTGGCCTGCGGGCAGTTCGGGCCGTCCAGCCCCGGATAACGCGGGCAATCCGCCGGCGTGTACGGATGCGGGTCCTCCAGCGTCACCGGCGCCCGGATCTGGAAGCGGTCATCGACGAAGGTGCGGCTCGCGTTCGAGGTGAACTCCCGCAGGTCGTGCAACGTCTCGGTGATCCGGTCCGCGTTGCCGCCCAGCACCTCCGAAGCGGGCCGCGTGACGTGCACGACCTCGATGGCGCGGGCCGCGTTCTCGTCCAGGAACCGCTGCGATCGCCCGGCCAGTTCGGTCCCGGCGCCGAGCAGGTCGGTCAGGTTCTCCCGCTGCTGCACCACGGTTCGCGACAGCACCACCGCATCGTCCAAGGTCGCCAGCAGATCCGGTGCCGCCGTGGCGAGCTGCTCGGTGAGCCCGGCGACCTCGCCCAGCTCACCCACCGTCTCGGCCGGGTCGAACCTGCCGGAGAGGTCGTGCAGGGTGTCGATGGTCTCGCCGAGCTCGGCGCCGCGACCGCGCAGCACGTCGGCCATGGTGCCCAGCGCCACCTGCAGCTCCGCGGGCCGCAGGTTCTCCAGCAGCTCGAACATCCGGGTGTAGGCCTCGTAGATCCGCACCGTGCCCGCGTCGGTGTCCGCCGCGATCTCCGCGCCCGGCTGCAGATATCCCTGGGACGCGGCGGATTCCGCACCGGCGAGCTCGACGTACTGATCACCGAACAACGTCTTCGGCAGGATCCGCAGCCGCACTCCCGCCGGAATCGAGTCCATCGTGGACGGATCAATCCGCAGGGTCAGCCGGGACCCCGCCGTGCCCGCACTGACCTCCGCGAGCTCACCGACCACCACTCCCCGGTACCGGACCGCCGAGTTCACCCGCACCGGCCCCGCCGCCGCGGGAACCTCGGCGCTCACGGCCGGGTCGGAGTCGAACGCCTCCGCCCCGCCGAGCACCGCGAACGCCGCTGCGGCCAGCACCACCACAACGCCGCCGATTCCGCGCAGGGCGAGCGAAGTCCGGCTCACGCCGCCGCGCGTCAGGTCCACCATCACTGCACCCCCAGCGCGGGCAAGCTGGGGCTCAAGCCCCAGAACAGCAGTGTCAGCAGCATGTCCACGAAGGTGATCGCGACGATGCTGGTGCGCAGCGCCCGTCCCGCCGCGCGCCCCACTCCTTCCGGGCCGCCCGTCGCGTAGTAGCCGTAGAAGCAGTGCACCAGCGTCACCAGCATCGCGAACACGACGGCTTTCACCAGCGATAACCCGACATCCGACGGGGCCAGCAGCAGCTGGAAGTAGAAGTCGTAGGTGCCGCCGGACTGGCCTTGCAGGTTCACGACCGCGACCCGCGTCGCGATGTAGGACGCGAACAGGCCCACCAGGTACAGCGGCACCACCGAGATGAACGCCGCCGCCATCCGGGTGCTCACCAGGAACGGCAACGAGCGCACCGCCATCGACTCCAGCGCATCGATCTCGTCGGAGATCCGCATCGCTCCCAGCTGCGCGGTGAACCCGGTGCCCACCTTCGCGGCCAGCGCGATGCTCGCCACCAGCGGAGCCAGCTCCCGGGTGTTGACCATCGCCGACATCAACCCGGACATCGGCGTGAGCCCGATCAGGTCCAGCCCGCGGTAACCCTCCAACCCCACCTGGGTGCTGGCCACGAACGACATCGCGAAGATCACGCCGATGGTGCCGCCCCCGGCCAGCAACGAGGCCGAGCCGAAGCTGATCTCCGCGACGAGCCGCGCCACGTGCTTGCGGTAGCGCGCCGGCGCGAACGGCACCGAGGCGATCGCCCGAAAGTAGAACGTGACCTGCACACCCCACGCCACCAGCAGGTCGAACAGCCCCCGGGTACGCCGCCGCGCCGCGCGGACCAGCAGATCCGCCATCAGAACTCACCCTTCGGCGGCAGCAGCAGCGGGTGCAGTTCGGTCAGCACGGTGTTCGCCACGAACACGAGCACGAACGCCATCACCACCGCCTCGTTGACGGCGTCGCCCAGCCCGCTCGGACCGCCTTTCGCGGTGAGGCCCTTGAACGCCGACACCACGGCGGCCAAGACCGCGAACGTCCCCGCCTTGATCTCGGCCATCAGGAACCCGCCCGGGTCCGAGTACGTCGTCAGCGTCGCGAGGAACCCGCCGGAGGAACCCCCCAGCAGCACGTGCACGAACAGCGTGGCGCTGATGCCGATGGCCATCACCACGCCGTTGAGCAGCACCGTCACCAGGATCGCGGCCAGCACCCTCGGCACCACGAGACGTTCCATCGTGGACAACCCCATGACCTCCATGGCCTCGGTCTCCTCGCGCAGCTTGCGCGAACCGAGGTCGGCGCAGATCGCCGAGCCGCCCACTCCGGAGATCATCAGCGCGCACACCAGCGGCGCCGCCTGCCCCACCACGACGAACGCCACCACCGCCCCGGCATAGCTCTCGGCACCGAGCTGCCCGGCGAGCGAGCCGATGTTCACCGCCACCAGCACGCCCAGCGGAATCGTCATCAGCACCGCGGGCAACGTGCTCACCGAAGCCAGGAACCAGGACTGCTCCAGGCATTCCCGCCACGACAACCGGCGCCCCAGCAGCGCCCGCGCTCCGGCGCGCGCGGTCCGCACCGAGAACACCACCAGCATCCCCGCCTGGGCCGCCGCGTCGGCGAACGGACCGCGAGGTGGCGGTGTCTCCAGGGCCATCGTCGGCTCCCTCCGAAGTGTGATGCACCTCCTAGAACGAGTGTTACGTAGCATGCGTTACGGAACAAGTGTTTCGAATTTTCGGGGAGAGTCACCGTGGCCAAGAAGATCCGCGACCCGCGCTCGCGCCAGCACATCGTGGAGGCGGCGTGGCGGCTGCTCGCGCACCGCGGCCTCAGCGCCACCACCGTGCGAGCCGTCGCGGCCGAAGCCGAAGTGTCCACGGGATCGGTCACGCACTACTTCGAGGACAAGGCCGAGTTGATCAACGAGGTGCTGCGGCACAACGGGAAGATCGCGTCGCAACGCGTCGCGGAAGCGGTCGGCGACCGGCATGGGCTCGACGCGGTGCAGCGCGCCACGCACGGGCTGCTGCCGGTGGACGAGGAAATGCTCACCTGCTGGCGGGTGTGGCTGGCGCTGTGGTCGCACCAGCCGGACGACACCGCGGACGGCTCCTCGGGCGGCTTCGCGGAGGGCTATCAGGTGTGGCGCTCACTGCTGCGCAGGCACCTCAACGAGGCGGTGGCCGACGGTGAGCTGCCGGATGGGCTCGACCTGCCGCATGAGATCGGCGTGCTGGCCACGCTCGTGATCGGCACCGGGCTGCTGGCGGGGTCCGATCTCTCCACCCGCGGCCAACTGCACCGGCGGGCTCGCCGCATCTTCAACGAGCACTTCGCCCGCCTGGCCCAGCAGGGTTCGACGGTCTGAGCCCGCCACGCCGGGAGGTGGCGCGCACACGAAAACGGGGCTCCGGCCGGGCGGGCGATCCTCCGATCAGCGCCGCCGTGCCGAGCCCCGGAACGTTGGTGTCTACGCCGGCTCTCAGCTGCCCGCGTGGAACGTGAAGCGAACCTTGCCCACCCAGATCTCGTCGCCCTCGGTGAGCACAGCCCGATCCACCACGTGGCGGTTCAGGTACGTCCCGTTGAGCGAACCGGCGTCCTGGATGACGAAACCATCCCCTTCCCGGCGGATTTCGGTGTGGTAGCGGGACACGGTCACGTCGCCGAGCACGATGTCGCAGTCGCGGTGCCTGCCGAGCACCGTGCAGCTCTGCTCCAGCGAGAAGACCGCCCCTTCTTCCGGGCCGCGGGCCACCACCAGTGCCGCCGTGCCCGTGCGCGGACGCACCATCGAATCCGGGGCCGCCGTGGCGAGGCCGGGCTCGTCGGCTCGCGGGGCGGGCACTCCAACGATGTTCTCATCCTGCGGCGACGCCGCCGGATCCTGGGAACCGGGGCGGAACGTTCCGAACGGGGATCGGATCATCATAGTTCTCCCTTGCGCGGACCACTCAGTTCGTGCGTTTCCCACTGTGGCCCCGATTCGGCCACCACGACCGGGCCGTTCGTCCCGAACCGCCGGTGGCCTCCCGCACACCGGGTGACAGAACCACTCCCCTCCGGCACCGAACAGGCGACCCGACGTTCCGCCCCACTACCCCCAGCCACCACATCGATCCCGCCATCCCGGGCGGGCGCTCGATCAGGTCGCAGGCAGAGCGTGCACTTCGGCGAGCGCCCGCTCCAGGCGGGATCGGACGGCACCGGCGGTCACGACGAGCTGCTCCGTGCCCGGTTTCAGCTCGGCGAGCAGGTCGTCCACATCGCGCAACCCGGCCCGCTGCAGCAGGCGCTTCTCGTTGGTCACCCACTCGCCGCGTGCGGCCAGCACGGCGTGCCCGACCTGGCACGCGGCTTGCGCCAGCAGCCCGGCGCACTGGGTGACCCGCCCGCGCGCGCCATGCGCGCTCGTCGCGTACGCCAGCGACAGCACCGCCTGCCCGGCCCACACCGCGGGCGCGGATCTCCGCAGCGCGTCCGGGAATTCCGGGCTCGGCAGGCTCCCGGAGAGCACCTGGTTCCCGGCGAGTTCGGCGACCACCAGGTAGCTCGGAATCCCCGCCAGGTGGAACGCGAGCGGTTCCCAGTGGAACCGGCCCGCCCGGGCTTCCGCGAGCTCGCGCTCCACGACGTCCAGGTCGCGGTAGTGCACGTCGACGTGCCTGCCGTCGACCTCCAGCCACGCCCGCCGTTGAAGACCCCGCCGCCCCAGTCGCCGAGCTCGCTCACCTCTCCCGGCCGGCCGAGTGCGCGCAGCTCGGCAGGGTCCAGGGGTGAATCGGGGCGGTAGTACACACCGAGGTCCCAATCGCTTCCCTCGTGGTGCTCACCGGTGGCGCGGGACCCGCCCAAGGTCACCGCCAGCGCCCCGGACAACCCGCCGAGCGCGGCGGTCAGCGCCGACAGGAAACGTGCGTCCTCCGCGGACGTTCTGATGGACATGCGCCCTCTCAAGTGATGATCGTTCGATTCCGTTCATGGACGGCTCCGACCGCGCCGACGCAACGGAAACTCTCGCGTCGGCGAACCGGTCGTGGATCATCACAGGGCCATACCCGGAAGTTAGCAGCACACTCCCGGAGATCAAAACCGCGATCGCGCTCAGCCCGAACCGTGCCCGGACAGGAAAAGGGGCCGGTCTGCCGCCCCGACCACGGCAGACCGGCCCCGCCGGCGTTCCCCGCTGAAGTACCGCCTCGTCCGGCCCTAAGCGGGGTGCGCCTCGCTCACGTGCAGCGGAGTTCCCTGCATGCACGTGGTGAGCGCGCCGGGGTCCGGCCGGCCACGCACCACCAGGTGCGCACCGGGTTTCACCACTGACGGGTCGCCGCCGACCAGCAGGTACGGAGTGCGGCCCTGGCCGGGCAGCAGCGCGCAGCGCGGCTCCACTCCTGCCTCGACCCGGCCGGTCACCGTGATCTCCTGCTCACCGCTGCCGGCGACCGCGGGCGTCGCGCCCGCCAAGCCCAGCACCGATACGAGCAGCACTCCCACCGTTACCCACCGCGACGTCGTCATGGCGCCCATTGCACAAGGAACCAGCGACGATCGCCACTTGAAGGCGATGCCGACCGCTACGGCCGCCCGGCGCCGGAACATCATCGGCGGCGCCGCCGGATGCGCGATGCAACCGCGGGGCCGCTGCGCGAGGCCGCCCCGCAGGGCCGGATCGGCACCGACGTCGATGCCGCGCGAGCCGCGCACCGGGTGCTGGAGCTGACCGACATCTCGCACCCGCACCGGCGTCGAGCAGGACTTCGACGCCCTCGACCAAGTGCCGATGCTCCGGCTGATCCTCGCCCACTACCTCGGGGCGCCCGAAGAGAAGGCCGGGCGCTGAACCACCACGGTCGTGGTGATCAGAGCCCGGCCCGACTTCCTCATCAGCCGCCTGCCAGCGGCGATGCCCGCTTCAGCTGTCGAACAACGGGCCGCGGTGGACCTTGTGCTGGGCGGCCTGCGCGAGAGGGCGCAACACCAGGCTGTCGATGTTGACGTGCAGCGGTTGCGCCACCGTCATGGCCACGACTCCGGCCACATCGTCCGCGGTCAGCGGCCGGTCCACGTCGGCGTAGACGGCGTCGGCCTTGTCCTGATCGCCGTGGAAGCGGTTCCGGGAGAACTCGTCGGTGTGCACCATGCCCGGCTGGATCTCGATGACCCGGACCGGCTGCCCGGCCAGCTCCAGGCGCAACGTCTCGGTGAGCGCGTGCGCACCGTGCTTCGCGGCGCTGTAGCCCGCCCCGCCCTCGTAGTTGACGAAAGCGGCCGTCGAGGTCATGTTGACGATCGTGCCGCCGCCCCCGGCGCGCAGCAGCGGCAGCAGCGCCTGGGTCACGTGCAAGGTGCCGAGCACGTTCACCGAGTACATGCGCTGCCATTCTTCGGGTTTCCCGGCCGAGACCGGGTCCGATCCCCACGCGCCACCGGCGTTGTTCACCAGCACGTCGCACGCATCGAGCTCGGCGGCGAACGCGGCGACAGAGGCCTGGTCGGTGACGTCGAGCGGCAACGCCCGCCCGCCGATCTCCTCCGCGAGGTCGGCGAGGCGGTCCTGCCTGCGCGCGGCCACCACAACGTGGAATCCGTCCCCGGCCAGGCGACGGGCGGTCGCCGCGCCGATCCCACTGCTCGCTCCGGTCACCACGGCGGTCTGTGTCACACGAACTCCCCTGCTCACGCTGATCTCCCGAGCAACCCTAGAAAACGGTCCGGGTGGTCTCAACATGGGGCTTTTCCGGTCCGATTTCTCCTAAACGCGCCACTCCGCCCGCGATCTTGGCTACGGTGAGTAGTGCCCTGATCATCCACGGCGAGCCACCGCCGTCCGACCATCGCGAGGTGAGGCCGGCCGTGCTCTACGGCATCGACATCTCCCACCATCAAGGCGCGTTCGACCTCGGCCGCACCCGGGCCGAGGGGTTCGAGTTCGCCTTCCTCAAAGCGACCGAAGGGAGTTCCTTCGTCGACAGCCGGTTCGGCGCGAACCTCGGCAATGCGCGCGCCGCCGGCCTGCTCGTCGCCGCCTACCACTACCAGCGCGCCGATTCGAGCGCCGCCGCGCAGGCCGGGCACATCATCAACACGGTGCCCGCCGACGTGCCGGTGATCCTCGACGTGGAGGCCAACGGAGGCGGCCCCGACATCTCCCGCGACATCATCGGCCGGCTGCAAGCCGCCGGGTACCGGTCGCCGCTGCTGTACCTGCCGCGCTGGTACTGGGAGCAGATCGGCTCGCCGCCGCTCGGTGGGCTACCACCGTTGTGGTACTCGCGTTACGCGAGCAACGAGGGCGGCTACGCCAGCGAGATCTACGAGCGCTACCGGGACTTCTACGACGCCCAGTGGGGCGGCTACGGCGGTCTCGGCGTCGCGATCCTGCAGTTCACCAGTTCCGCCACCGTCGCCGGGCACGCACCCGTCGACGCCAACGCGTTCCGCGGTACCCGCGAGGAGCTCGCGGGGCTGCTCGGCTCATCTACTCCGGAGGACGACTTGACTCCCGATCAGGCGCAGAAGCTCAACGAGATCCACCACGAGCTGTTCGGCCCGCGCGGACCGCAGGGCCAGATCGTGGGCTGGGGCACCGAAGCGGGCAACCACACCGCGATCGGACTGCTGGTGCACATGTTCAACGCCCTGCTCGGGCCGCGACCGTCCAGAGTGCCGGGCGCCGAACACGTGCAGGTGCCGGCCGTGGACGCGATCCGGGACACCAACGGAGTGGTGTACCAGCTGCCCGCGATGATCAACGCGGGTGCGACGGGTGATCCGCAGGCCGTGGCCGAGGCGCTGCGCCCGGTGGTCGCCGAGGCCGCCGGTCCCGCGATCCGCGAGTCCATCGCCGAGGTCTACGGCGCCGACGACCCGGCTCGCACCGAGGCCGTGGTGCAGGCGATCGCCAACCGCCTCGCCGCCCGGCAGGCACCCGCCCAGCAGATCCCGGCCCAGCCCCAGGCTCCGCAGGCACCGGTCGAGCAACCGCCGGCGCAGTGATCCCGAAGGCGGGCGCAGCGGCGACCTGATCAGAGTGAACGGACCGTTCGCCCAACAAGAGTGGACGAACGGTCCGTTCACTCCCGCCGCACTGCTCGCCGACGGTGCGTCGGCGCCCAGTGCGTCCGCGTCGGCCGGGTCGCGCCCACTCCTGATCTGAGTGAACGGACCGTTCGCCCGATCTCGTTGGTCAAGCGGTCCGCTCACCCCGAACCGGAAGTGAGTGAACGGACCGTTCGTCCAGCGGGATGGGACCAACGGTCCGTTCACTCCGGGAAAGACAGCGGCCCACCTGCCCGGGAGATCCGGGCGGGTGGGCCGCTTTTGCGCCGTACGGCGGCTACTTGTCGTCGTCCTCGGTGTCGGGCTCCAACGGGCGGATGTCGTTGCGGTCGTCCGAGCTCGGCACGTCACCCGGCAGCGAGACGGTGTGCGGGAGCACGCCGGGCGTCCAGTCGCCCCAGTGCGTCTCCTCGTGCACCCGCATCGCGGCCTCCGCGGGCAGCGCTCCCCGTTCGTACGGGTCCACGGCGTAGAGCGACCCCCAGTCCCGGTAGAGGTCGTTCTTCAGGTACGTCGGCAGCTCCCGCATGCTCGCCGCGACGTTGAGCCAGCCGAACGGCCCGCCCGCGTCCGGCGAGGACCAGCCCTGCCCGGTGGGCCGCACCGCCTCACCACCGGCCACCCGGAACCGCGGCATCTCGGCGATGCCGTGGTGCAGGCCGGAGATCTGCAGGCACGGGTGCACCAGGGCCGCGGGCCATTCCACATAGGCGGGGCTGTCGCCGACGACGTCGGTCATGTTCGTGAGCTGCGGTGCGCGCGGAGCGCTGACCGCTTGCCAGCCGCGCGCCGACACGGACTGGTCCACGGCCACGACGCGCATCTTCGTGGTGTCCTGGGCGTCGCCGTCAACGACGAGGCGGTGATCCCGCCAGGCCGGGCCGCCCGCCTGCAGCAGGTAGCGGCGAGCGGTGATCTGGAAGCCCTGGTCGGTGTCCTTGCCGAACTCCACGGCCAGCGAGTTCGCGCCGCCTTCGATCCCCGCCATCGCCAGCACGATCGGCACTTCCCCGTTCGCGGCGCGTTCGGGCACGTCGTACCACTGGGTGCGCAGTTCGCCGGTGCCCTGCGGGGTGTAGCTGCCCCACACCGGGGCGTTGTCGCCGCCGAACTGGTACGGCGGCCGCCACTCGTCGGCGACGCCGCTCGGGCCGGGCGGCGTGCCGTCGCGGTTGAAGCCGGTCAGCTTGGCCTTCAGGTACTCCTCCGGCGTCTCCTCACCTTCGAGGCGCTTCGACGGCACCGGCACGTCCGGGGAGAACGCGGGCGCCGGTTCGGTGGGCTGTTCCCCGGCGACCTTGAGCATCCCGGACTGCGGGTTCGTCTCCACGTAGACGTAGTCGGAGAGCCCGCAGCTGCCGCCGGTGAGCTGTTTGATGTTGTCGGCGCCCATGCTGTAGCCGCCTTCGCGTTCCTGGATGGCCTTCCCGAACGCGGCGAGCTCACCGATGATCAGCAGCGCGCAGATCAACGCCAGCGGGGCGGTACCGAGCCGCAGCGCTCGGCTGCGGTGCTCGACGCCGTTCGCCGGCGCGAGGCTGCGGTCCCCGCGCAGGTGCTCCACCAGCGCGACGACGGCGGCGATGGCGGCGACGCCGAGCAGGATGGTGCTGGCGTTGCGCCCGTTGACCGCGGGTGGCATGTCGTACCAGGGCACGCCCCAGCCCGACACGTACCACCAGGCGTTCGGCCCGGTCGCCGAGAACGCGGAGATCACCATGAGCCCGGAGAAGAACGCCGCCCGGTTGCGCCGGGACCGCAGCACGGTGGTGCTGGTGGCGAGCGCGGTGAGCGCCGCGACCGCTCCGCCCACCGCCGCGAAGATGCCGAAGTGGTGGGTGTGCTTGGTCTGGGTGAGCGCGAGCGCGACGAACGACATCGCCGCCACCGCCAGCAGCCTGCGGCTCGGGCCGAGGGCGGCGCCGCGGATCCGGTTGCGCCGCAGGAGCACGACCGCGCAGGTCGCCAGGCACAGCATCACCAGCAGCACCGGGAATCGCCGCGTGAGCGAGCCGTCCGGGATCTGGCTGAACAGCATGTTGTAGCGGTTGAGCTCCTGGTACCACTTCTCGCTGGGACCCAGGTCGATCTTCAACGAGGTGGCGTCCATGATCGACTGCCAGGTCTGGTCCCAGACCAGCCAGGTCAGGATCACGAAGCCGGAGGCCGAGATCGGCGCGAGCACCGGCAGCCAGCCGAACTCCTTCGCCCGCCGCGACACCAGCTTGATGAGCGGTTTGAGCGCGGCGATGAACGGCAGCACCGCCACGATCCCGTGCGGCCCGGCGCCGACGGCGAGCGCGGCCATCACCAGGCCGAGCGCGGCGGGCATCAACCTGCTGGTCGCGACGGCGCGCTCCACCGCGCACAGCGCCAGCAGCGAGAACACCACGATGACCGGCTCGGAACGCAGGCCGTTGTTGTAGGGCAGCCAGAACGCGAGGAACACGGCGGCCGCGGCCCAGCCGGCGGCGTTGCTGCGGCGGACCTGCTGGCCCAGCCTCGGCAGCACCTCCCGGCTGATCAGCAGCCAGCTCGCGCAGGCCATCAGCAGCGAGGGCAGCCGCACCCACGGGATCGCCGTGGACACCTGCACCCACAGCGCGTAGATCTCGTAGAACCAGCCCCACGGCGCTTCGGGGTTGGCGAACCAGCGGTAGTAGTTGCTGATGTACCCGGCGGACTCGCGCGCTCGCGCGATGGCCATCGTGTAGCCGTCGTCGGAGCTCATCGCCCCGATCAGCCACCAGACCACGAGCGAGCCGAGCACCGCCACGTCGCGGGCGGTCGGCTTCCACCAGCCGG harbors:
- a CDS encoding arabinosyltransferase domain-containing protein, which gives rise to MLNAEKDDTDHAEAESAPPAEAEPPRTDRRLRRLKLIATVLGFLGTVLSLSVPFLPVHHDITTLRWPTASGTTSVSAPLTTFSPVWLDAEIPCVSARSLDARTDGPANLLSTNPPNSDNGRLTGMSMTVDRGTITLLSKGRQVNTMAIPADDCTLAMHNDAVGFKAGFGEDRWLTNIAGDHRPQVTGIYSDLNARADDVAGLRFEARVDNRFESSPTALKLSVIALAVLAFIGSVVCLRRLDKRAGRRPPRWVQPGWWKPTARDVAVLGSLVVWWLIGAMSSDDGYTMAIARARESAGYISNYYRWFANPEAPWGWFYEIYALWVQVSTAIPWVRLPSLLMACASWLLISREVLPRLGQQVRRSNAAGWAAAAVFLAFWLPYNNGLRSEPVIVVFSLLALCAVERAVATSRLMPAALGLVMAALAVGAGPHGIVAVLPFIAALKPLIKLVSRRAKEFGWLPVLAPISASGFVILTWLVWDQTWQSIMDATSLKIDLGPSEKWYQELNRYNMLFSQIPDGSLTRRFPVLLVMLCLATCAVVLLRRNRIRGAALGPSRRLLAVAAMSFVALALTQTKHTHHFGIFAAVGGAVAALTALATSTTVLRSRRNRAAFFSGLMVISAFSATGPNAWWYVSGWGVPWYDMPPAVNGRNASTILLGVAAIAAVVALVEHLRGDRSLAPANGVEHRSRALRLGTAPLALICALLIIGELAAFGKAIQEREGGYSMGADNIKQLTGGSCGLSDYVYVETNPQSGMLKVAGEQPTEPAPAFSPDVPVPSKRLEGEETPEEYLKAKLTGFNRDGTPPGPSGVADEWRPPYQFGGDNAPVWGSYTPQGTGELRTQWYDVPERAANGEVPIVLAMAGIEGGANSLAVEFGKDTDQGFQITARRYLLQAGGPAWRDHRLVVDGDAQDTTKMRVVAVDQSVSARGWQAVSAPRAPQLTNMTDVVGDSPAYVEWPAALVHPCLQISGLHHGIAEMPRFRVAGGEAVRPTGQGWSSPDAGGPFGWLNVAASMRELPTYLKNDLYRDWGSLYAVDPYERGALPAEAAMRVHEETHWGDWTPGVLPHTVSLPGDVPSSDDRNDIRPLEPDTEDDDK